The sequence ATGAGTTTGCACTTGCGACGACGCATTAAGGTTGTAGCTGTGCGACTGAGAAAGGGGTTAACGCCAGCAACATAGTAGCCTTCTTCTAAAACTGGTAATTCTGTGTAACGCTTTGATGGCAACCAGCCAGAAACTTTAATGCCTTGTTTCTTTAATTCTAATGTCAGGTTAGTAACAACTGGATCTGGTAAAGAACCGAATAAAACTAACGGGGGATGCTTGACATATTCTGATTCTTCTGTGGCGATATCTTCTTTCTTTTTGCCGAAGTTTAGTAAGGATGCGATCGCATTTCTTTCTTTCTTCTCACTTTCTACCACAGGAGCCTTCTCAGGACAACGGGCAGCCATCGCCGCTAATACGGTATCTTCCCCTTGAGTAAAAGCATAATCCAAACCGTTAGCACGAGCGGTAACAATGGGGATACCGATTTCAGATTCTAGTCTAGGTGCTAAACCTTCCAAATCCATTTTGATGATTTCGGTGGTGCAAGTGCCAATCCAGACAATTACACTAGGATTGCGATCGCGTTTAATCTGCAAACACAACCGCTTCAATTCTTCATAATCATTCAACTGTGCGGAAATATCGCCTTCTTCTAACTCCGCCATCGCATAACGGGGTTCAGCGAAAATCATTACGCCCATTGCATTTTGCAAGAAGTAGCCACAAGTCTTAGTACCAATTACTAAGAAGAAACTATCTTCAATCTTCTGATAGAGCCATGCTACGCAGCTAATCGGGCAAAATGTATGATAATTTCCAGTTTCACACTCAAAATTTAAACCTTGTGGTTCTGCTGCAACCGTCATGTAAAATTTCTCCTCTCAAATTGGGATTTAGAATTTTTGAAAACGTAACCTGTAGCAGATAAGCACAGATATTTATTACCGAAAAGTGTTTTTCGGCTATTTCATACTGCCTCTGCTTAGTCAAAAAATGAAAGCTTTATTGCTGCCTAAGTCCGCGTGGTGCGGACTTTGTTGATCTAGATGGTGTTGGCTGCTGTGGGCAAAATAGCTATTAAACCATCATCAAATCTAAATGTTCTTCCTCAGATTTAGGTTGAGTAGGATTGAGGTAGAAGTCAGACAGCAATGAGAACAACTCTCTATCAGGTGAGTCATTGGGAACCACACCTTCAGGTTTAGCTAGAATTTGGTCTGCAATATTTAGGTAGTAGTCGCAGACGTAGTTAAGTGATGGTTCACTTTCTGCCATTTCAAACAATGTTTTGCCTTTAACGCGAGAAACGCGAATATCTTCAATCAGAGGCAACACTTCCAATACTGGCATTGGGACTGAATCAATATATTTGTCAATTAAATCCCGTTTAGAAGTACGGTTGCCAATTAAACCAGCAAGGCGTAATGGGTGAGTACGCGCTTTTTCTCGCACAGATGCAGCAATTCGGTTAGCTGCAAATAAAGCATCAAAACCATTGTCTGTAACAATTAAGCAGTAATCAGCATAGTTGAGTGGCGCGGCAAAGCCACCACACACTACGTCACCTAATACGTCAAACAGAATAATGTCGTATTCGTCAAAGGCATTAAGTTCTTTCAGCAGCTTAACGGTTTCGCCAACTACATAGCCGCCACAACCTGCACCAGCCGGAGGCCCACCAGCTTCTACGCAGTCAACACCACCATAACCTTTATATATAACGTCTTCAGGCCAAACGTCTTCGTAGTGATAATCCTTTTCCTGAAGGGTATCAATAATTGTAGGAATCAAAAAGCCTGTCAGGGTAAATGTGCTGTCGTGTTTTGGGTCACAACCAATTTGCAGCACTTTCTTTCCACGACGCGCCAAGGCTACAGAGATATTACAGCTAGTTGTAGATTTACCAATACCACCTTTTCCATAAACTGCTAATTTCACGCTTGTTTGCCTCCTATAGGGTTTTCTTTATCTGGGAGCTTTAATGTTGCTTTGTCAATCAGGTCGCTGAACTGAATTATTGTCCAATTTAAGAACAAAAGAAAGCACTTG comes from Oculatellaceae cyanobacterium and encodes:
- the bchL gene encoding ferredoxin:protochlorophyllide reductase (ATP-dependent) iron-sulfur ATP-binding protein, which encodes MKLAVYGKGGIGKSTTSCNISVALARRGKKVLQIGCDPKHDSTFTLTGFLIPTIIDTLQEKDYHYEDVWPEDVIYKGYGGVDCVEAGGPPAGAGCGGYVVGETVKLLKELNAFDEYDIILFDVLGDVVCGGFAAPLNYADYCLIVTDNGFDALFAANRIAASVREKARTHPLRLAGLIGNRTSKRDLIDKYIDSVPMPVLEVLPLIEDIRVSRVKGKTLFEMAESEPSLNYVCDYYLNIADQILAKPEGVVPNDSPDRELFSLLSDFYLNPTQPKSEEEHLDLMMV
- a CDS encoding ferredoxin:protochlorophyllide reductase (ATP-dependent) subunit N is translated as MTVAAEPQGLNFECETGNYHTFCPISCVAWLYQKIEDSFFLVIGTKTCGYFLQNAMGVMIFAEPRYAMAELEEGDISAQLNDYEELKRLCLQIKRDRNPSVIVWIGTCTTEIIKMDLEGLAPRLESEIGIPIVTARANGLDYAFTQGEDTVLAAMAARCPEKAPVVESEKKERNAIASLLNFGKKKEDIATEESEYVKHPPLVLFGSLPDPVVTNLTLELKKQGIKVSGWLPSKRYTELPVLEEGYYVAGVNPFLSRTATTLMRRRKCKLIGAPFPIGPDGTRAWIEKICSVFGIEPKGLDEREAQIWAGVEDYVKLVRGKSVFLMGDNLLEISLARFLIRCGMTCPEIGIPYMDKRYQAAELALLEKTCQEMGVPTPKIVEKPDNYNQIQRIHELHPDLVITGMAHANPLEARGINTKWSVEFTFAQIHGFTNTRDILELVTRPLRRNNNLKDLGWDKLVKEEAKV